The nucleotide window CCACGAAGCCCAAAACGGAACCAATGCGGCAAAGTGTTCATTTTCTGTGACAATGCGCTCACCAGCCGTGATTTCCTGTTCCAGATAGTCTTCCAGTAATGTTCTTTTATTTTTTTCAAAATACGATTTCAGCTGATCCTGGGTTTTCTGAACCATTGCCGGAATGGACAACTGGGCCCATATCTGACCATGCGGATGCGGGTTACTGCAGCCCATGATGCTTCCTTTATTTTCAAAAATCTGAACATAGTTGATATGGTCCAGAGCGGCAAGCTCATTGAACTGCTCCTGCCATACATCCACCACATTTTTGATGTGTTCCAAAGACATTTCCGGCAAAGTAAGGCTGTGGTTTTCAGAAAAACAAACCACCCTGTTGATTCCTCGTTCCGGAAGGAGAGTAAAAAATCCTGACTGTTGCTCAGAAAAATCAACTTCTTCATTCAGCAATGCTCCAAAGTCATTGTTAAAGACATAGGTTCCTTTATATTCAGGGTTACGGTCTCCGTTAGCACGAATATTTCCTGAGCAGAGATAGCAGTCCGGGTCATATTCAGGACGGTTTTCTTCTGCTGTTTCTTCTCTCTGTCCCTGCCATGGACGGTTTGCCCGCTGTGGAGAAACCAGTATCCATTCGTCCAAAAGAGGATTGTATCTTCTGTGAGGATGTTTTTTAGGATCAAATAATGTATTCATTGGTGTATTCTTTTATCCCGTCTGAAATTTTAACCTGGTAAACTTTCATCTCAATATTAAAGTGTTCAAGATATTTTTCACTGATAGCCTGAATTACTTCCTCAACTTTATCTTCCTGAATCAGGTTGATACTGCAGCCTCCGAAACCGCCTCCCAT belongs to Chryseobacterium gleum and includes:
- a CDS encoding UDP-glucose--hexose-1-phosphate uridylyltransferase, whose product is MNTLFDPKKHPHRRYNPLLDEWILVSPQRANRPWQGQREETAEENRPEYDPDCYLCSGNIRANGDRNPEYKGTYVFNNDFGALLNEEVDFSEQQSGFFTLLPERGINRVVCFSENHSLTLPEMSLEHIKNVVDVWQEQFNELAALDHINYVQIFENKGSIMGCSNPHPHGQIWAQLSIPAMVQKTQDQLKSYFEKNKRTLLEDYLEQEITAGERIVTENEHFAALVPFWASWPYETMIVSKQKRENIAEFSEAEKESFAAVLKDLTTIYDNLFETSFPYSAGIHQSPTDGKEHPEWHFHMHFYPPLLRSAEVKKFMVGYEMLAEPQRDITPEQSAAILRNLSTIHYKKK